The Microplitis mediator isolate UGA2020A chromosome 8, iyMicMedi2.1, whole genome shotgun sequence genome has a window encoding:
- the LOC130672645 gene encoding early endosome antigen 1 isoform X1 — translation MKRRRSRIKNQSRSSTISPKINQDSSPLKSKSFQLVKQRHVHKNVPQINKYEALEEGSLNYREFLESLESFFDVKKPLRSLESLFRTYLDSEESSSETTESEKSSEFHEINAYPHFRPINCQNVIQSYQVTGEYNFNQFDDLSVNSTEERDNLEMAEDDSDGKEEHFDIERETFVSSVTSRDIMDEEGQRSENFREERPEERELKDEELNVTEEVQKDDNFKGDKNEEVDVGVNGEEMYNIDNENIEERKEEMVQKNSQPSKKSFSSLGGSKNENIEERKEEMVQKNSQPSKKSFSSLEGSKNENTEEKKEEIVKKDSQSSRKSLSSSGVSKKESNKSKEENFKSIKEEITSDKEDIRSVREDLKSVKEEIKSIKEENISRDLLGDDTQIDDLMAMMDTAMIDKMTEAYKQLSILQEEIDELQNELEELRRKEDLTDIEKNTLEKKSRDVINKTEELDILTKKIQDILGIQDPTSIDGYVQALGLITQSDEPKAEEEETDKVNAWKNWEAISQEDCFDLPQEEYPEDRLPRVIVCGKTEERIPRIIVADSKKKINTDVKYLENIAEKFSDALNVQEKLARENAQLEGGKYKLEQALLEKDDTVEDLQRTVCNLQAEMRMVIKKNTELSLQVASLNEQVINYSCPGSFQNSPRSANYRTSPRYDNSNYCPGSLTERSRLGGGGSGHDICSQLGCCRPVIPPVSMTELKFNRGVCPAEIGSKLFDRDTNTKQLEQQIGEVEQNVQTMRKELANVTRETLQLEQQRKLLKCTAPCAPCPCPNQSDLRGTPSDRGVLNSMPQDLTFAKMQQFPTTGIPSCTGVCTQAPMGGSNCPLQQLRDLREQYARLKEDYNNKLREVSYLRSDAEKMKQETRDAKDEKEKIENQLIDLQERLKCFESDRNRFAGSKEQVMEQEQTLIVARQRYREAQDELEELRSLIQDQANQLEDYRNKYLHAQEQVEDQRRQLELMEMDNARMNENVTLEIGRVKNQFQEKLLELAPLPDILKQTQLKLQECQQMRLLAERNCEELSRELMNCKDKIGAMTSQSEMLRSENVLLKGSDQLEDLENRNRELKNENERLKNACARSEERESEYKQRIDEKMHEIAQLSSMLEQVREDSARQVARTKDRCETVRRNMQAQIGDLEKQLAQCRATAKAAQRDRDEIRQKMQGQINHLSEAFEQAQGRVRTLQGQVNYLNTSYSNVFNVGTRAETPITSMPLETSQNIYDSCNCNY, via the exons ATgaag agacGGAGATCTCGTATAAAAAATCAGTCACGATCATCGACTATTTCACCTAAAATCAATCAAGATTCATCGCCACTGAAAAGCAAAAGTTTTCAGTTGGTTAAGCAACGACATGTTCATAAAAATGTTccgcaaataaataaatatgaagcGCTGGAAGAAGGATCTTTGAATTATAGAGAGTTTTTAGAATCTTTAGAGTCATTTTTTGATGTCAAAAAACCACTGAGGTCATTAGAGAGTTTATTTAGAACGTACTTAGACTCGGAAGAATCATCTTCAGAGACTACGGAAAGCGAAAAGAGTTCCGAGTTTCATGAAATAAATGCGTACCCACATTTCAGGCCAATAAATTGTCAAAATGTCATACAG AGTTATCAAGTGACTggagaatataattttaatcaatttgatGATTTATCAGTAAATTCTACTGAAGAAAGAGATAATTTAGAAATGGCTGAAGATGATAGTGATGGGAAAGAAGAACATTTTGATATTGAACGTGAAACTTTTGTATCTTCTGTGACTTCACGTGATATTATGGACGAAGAAGGGCAACGGAGTGAAAATTTCAGGGAAGAAAGACCAGAAGAGAGAGAACTTAAAGATGAAGAATTAAATGTCACGGAAGAAGTACAAAaagatgataattttaaaggAGATAAAAATGAAGAAGTTGATGTTGGGGTAAATGGAGAAGAAATGtataatattgataatgaaaatattgaagaGAGGAAAGAAGAAATGGTGCAGAAAAATTCACAGCCtagtaaaaaatcgttttctTCATTAGGAggtagtaaaaatgaaaatattgaagaaaGGAAAGAAGAAATGGTGCAGAAAAATTCGCAGCCtagtaaaaaatcattttcttcatTAGAAggtagtaaaaatgaaaacactGAAGAGAAGAAAGaagaaattgtaaaaaaagattCACAGTCCAGTAGAAAATCTCTTTCTTCTTCTGGAGTAAGCAAAAAAGAGTCTAATAAATCtaaagaagaaaattttaagtcaatcAAAGAAGAAATTACATCAGATAAAGAAGATATCAGGTCTGTCAGAGAAGATCTGAAGTCAGTTAAAGAAGAAATTAAGTCAATTAAAGAGGAAAATATATCACGTGATCTTCTCGGAGATG ataCACAAATAGATGACTTGATGGCGATGATGGACACTGCGATGATTGATAAAATGACAGAGGCTTATAAACAGTTGTCTATTTTGCAAGAAGAAATTGATGAGCTTCAAAATGAACTTGAAGAATTACGACGC AAAGAAGATTTGACGgacatcgaaaaaaatactttagaaaaaaagagTCGAGATGTCATTAACAAGACAGAAGAACTTGAtattttgactaaaaaaattcaagatattCTCGGTATCCAAGATCCTACTTCTATTGATGGTTACGTCCAGGCGCTGGGATTAATTACTCAATCCGATGAACCCAAAGCCgaa GAAGAAGAAACAGATAAAGTTAATGCATGGAAAAACTGGGAAGCAATTTCTCAAGAAGACTGTTTTGATTTACCGCAGGAAGAATATCCTGAAGAtcg attgCCTAGAGTGATAGTTTGCGGGAAAACTGAAGAAAGAATCCCCAGGATTATTGTTGctgacagtaaaaaaaaaataaatacagacGTTAAATATCTAGAAAATATTGCCGAGAAATTTTCAGATGCTTTGAATGTCCAAGAAAAACTTGCTCGTGAAAATGCTCAGTTAGAAGGCGGCAA gtaTAAATTAGAACAGGCCCTGCTAGAAAAAGACGACACAGTTGAAGATCTGCAGCGTACAGTATGCAATCTCCAAGCAGAGATGCGTATGGTGATAAAGAAGAATACTGAGTTGAGTCTTCAAGTAGCGTCTTTGAATGAACAGGTTATTAATTACAGTTGTCCTGGATCCTTTCAAAACTCTCCAAGATCCGCTAATTATCGCACTAGTCCGCGTTACGATAACTCTAATTACTGTCCAGGCAGTCTGACTGAAC GCTCGCGATTGGGCGGCGGTGGATCAGGACATGACATCTGCAGTCAACTTGGATGCTGTCGTCCAGTGATACCTCCCGTTTCCATGACTGAACTTAAATTCAATCGCGGAGTCTGTCCTGCTGAAATAGGAAGCAAACTGTTCGATCGCGACACTAATACTAAGCAAttg GAACAACAAATTGGGGAAGTAGAACAAAATGTTCAAACAATGAGGAAAGAATTAGCAAATGTAACGCGCGAAACACTTCAATTAGAGCAGCAGAGAAAATTACTCAAGTGCACAGCACCCTGTGCTCCATGTCCTTGTCCCAATCAAAGTGATCTTCGTGGCACGCCGTCAGATCGGGGTGTTTTAAATTCTATGCCTCAAGATTTGACGTTTGCTAAAATG caGCAGTTTCCGACGACTGGTATCCCTTCATGTACTGGAGTTTGTACACAGGCTCCGATGGGTGGTAGTAATTGTCCATTGCAACAACTACGGGATTTACGAGAACAGTATGCGCGGCTGAAGGAAGactacaataataaattacgtgAAGTCTCGTATTTGAGAAGCGACGCTGAAAAAATGAAACAGGAGACACGTGATGCTAaagatgaaaaagaaaaaatagagAATCAGTTGATAGATTTGCAGGAGCGATTAAAGTGTTTTGAATCTGACAGGAATAGATTCGCTGGAAGTAAAGAACAGGTGATGGAACAAGAACAGACGTTAATTGTTGCCAGGCAGCGATACAGAGAAGCGCAAGATGAGCTAGAGGAATTAAGATCTTTGATTCAGGACCAAGCTAATCAGTTGGAAGACTATAGGAATAAATATTTGCATGCTCAGGAACAGGTTGAAGATCAGAGAAGACAACTGGAGTTGATGGAGATGGACAACGCTCGTATGAATGAAAATGTTACTCTTGAAATCGGACGAGTCAAG AATCAGTTCCaagaaaaattgttagaaTTAGCACCGCTTCCTGATATACTCAAACAAACACAATTAAAACTTCAAGAATGCCAGCAAATGCGTTTGCTTGCTGAAAGAAATTGCGAAGAATTATCACGTGAACTAATGAATTGTAAAGACAAAATAGGAGCGATGACAAGTCAGTCGGAGATGTTGAGAAGCGAAAATGTTCTtcttaaa GGATCGGATCAGCTAGAAGATCTAGAGAATAGAAATCGCGAGCTGAAGAATGAAAACGAACgattaaaaaatgcatgtgcGAGATCCGAAGAACGTGAGAGTGAGTACAAGCAgagaattgatgaaaaaatgcACGAGATAGCTCAGCTGTCATCGATGTTGGAACAAGTGAGAGAAGATTCAGCCAGACAGGTGGCAAGGACAAAGGACAGATGTGAAACTGTACGGCGGAATATGCAAGCACAGATTGGCGACTTGGAAAAACAACTTGCCCAGTGCAGGGCAACTGCCAAAGCTGCTCAGAGAGACAGAGATGAG ATAAGACAAAA
- the LOC130672645 gene encoding early endosome antigen 1 isoform X2: MKRRRSRIKNQSRSSTISPKINQDSSPLKSKSFQLVKQRHVHKNVPQINKYEALEEGSLNYREFLESLESFFDVKKPLRSLESLFRTYLDSEESSSETTESEKSSEFHEINAYPHFRPINCQNVIQSYQVTGEYNFNQFDDLSVNSTEERDNLEMAEDDSDGKEEHFDIERETFVSSVTSRDIMDEEGQRSENFREERPEERELKDEELNVTEEVQKDDNFKGDKNEEVDVGVNGEEMYNIDNENIEERKEEMVQKNSQPSKKSFSSLGGSKNENIEERKEEMVQKNSQPSKKSFSSLEGSKNENTEEKKEEIVKKDSQSSRKSLSSSGVSKKESNKSKEENFKSIKEEITSDKEDIRSVREDLKSVKEEIKSIKEENISRDLLGDDTQIDDLMAMMDTAMIDKMTEAYKQLSILQEEIDELQNELEELRRKEDLTDIEKNTLEKKSRDVINKTEELDILTKKIQDILGIQDPTSIDGYVQALGLITQSDEPKAEEEETDKVNAWKNWEAISQEDCFDLPQEEYPEDRLPRVIVCGKTEERIPRIIVADSKKKINTDVKYLENIAEKFSDALNVQEKLARENAQLEGGKYKLEQALLEKDDTVEDLQRTVCNLQAEMRMVIKKNTELSLQVASLNEQVINYSCPGSFQNSPRSANYRTSPRYDNSNYCPGSLTERSRLGGGGSGHDICSQLGCCRPVIPPVSMTELKFNRGVCPAEIGSKLFDRDTNTKQLEQQIGEVEQNVQTMRKELANVTRETLQLEQQRKLLKCTAPCAPCPCPNQSDLRGTPSDRGVLNSMPQDLTFAKMQFPTTGIPSCTGVCTQAPMGGSNCPLQQLRDLREQYARLKEDYNNKLREVSYLRSDAEKMKQETRDAKDEKEKIENQLIDLQERLKCFESDRNRFAGSKEQVMEQEQTLIVARQRYREAQDELEELRSLIQDQANQLEDYRNKYLHAQEQVEDQRRQLELMEMDNARMNENVTLEIGRVKNQFQEKLLELAPLPDILKQTQLKLQECQQMRLLAERNCEELSRELMNCKDKIGAMTSQSEMLRSENVLLKGSDQLEDLENRNRELKNENERLKNACARSEERESEYKQRIDEKMHEIAQLSSMLEQVREDSARQVARTKDRCETVRRNMQAQIGDLEKQLAQCRATAKAAQRDRDEIRQKMQGQINHLSEAFEQAQGRVRTLQGQVNYLNTSYSNVFNVGTRAETPITSMPLETSQNIYDSCNCNY; encoded by the exons ATgaag agacGGAGATCTCGTATAAAAAATCAGTCACGATCATCGACTATTTCACCTAAAATCAATCAAGATTCATCGCCACTGAAAAGCAAAAGTTTTCAGTTGGTTAAGCAACGACATGTTCATAAAAATGTTccgcaaataaataaatatgaagcGCTGGAAGAAGGATCTTTGAATTATAGAGAGTTTTTAGAATCTTTAGAGTCATTTTTTGATGTCAAAAAACCACTGAGGTCATTAGAGAGTTTATTTAGAACGTACTTAGACTCGGAAGAATCATCTTCAGAGACTACGGAAAGCGAAAAGAGTTCCGAGTTTCATGAAATAAATGCGTACCCACATTTCAGGCCAATAAATTGTCAAAATGTCATACAG AGTTATCAAGTGACTggagaatataattttaatcaatttgatGATTTATCAGTAAATTCTACTGAAGAAAGAGATAATTTAGAAATGGCTGAAGATGATAGTGATGGGAAAGAAGAACATTTTGATATTGAACGTGAAACTTTTGTATCTTCTGTGACTTCACGTGATATTATGGACGAAGAAGGGCAACGGAGTGAAAATTTCAGGGAAGAAAGACCAGAAGAGAGAGAACTTAAAGATGAAGAATTAAATGTCACGGAAGAAGTACAAAaagatgataattttaaaggAGATAAAAATGAAGAAGTTGATGTTGGGGTAAATGGAGAAGAAATGtataatattgataatgaaaatattgaagaGAGGAAAGAAGAAATGGTGCAGAAAAATTCACAGCCtagtaaaaaatcgttttctTCATTAGGAggtagtaaaaatgaaaatattgaagaaaGGAAAGAAGAAATGGTGCAGAAAAATTCGCAGCCtagtaaaaaatcattttcttcatTAGAAggtagtaaaaatgaaaacactGAAGAGAAGAAAGaagaaattgtaaaaaaagattCACAGTCCAGTAGAAAATCTCTTTCTTCTTCTGGAGTAAGCAAAAAAGAGTCTAATAAATCtaaagaagaaaattttaagtcaatcAAAGAAGAAATTACATCAGATAAAGAAGATATCAGGTCTGTCAGAGAAGATCTGAAGTCAGTTAAAGAAGAAATTAAGTCAATTAAAGAGGAAAATATATCACGTGATCTTCTCGGAGATG ataCACAAATAGATGACTTGATGGCGATGATGGACACTGCGATGATTGATAAAATGACAGAGGCTTATAAACAGTTGTCTATTTTGCAAGAAGAAATTGATGAGCTTCAAAATGAACTTGAAGAATTACGACGC AAAGAAGATTTGACGgacatcgaaaaaaatactttagaaaaaaagagTCGAGATGTCATTAACAAGACAGAAGAACTTGAtattttgactaaaaaaattcaagatattCTCGGTATCCAAGATCCTACTTCTATTGATGGTTACGTCCAGGCGCTGGGATTAATTACTCAATCCGATGAACCCAAAGCCgaa GAAGAAGAAACAGATAAAGTTAATGCATGGAAAAACTGGGAAGCAATTTCTCAAGAAGACTGTTTTGATTTACCGCAGGAAGAATATCCTGAAGAtcg attgCCTAGAGTGATAGTTTGCGGGAAAACTGAAGAAAGAATCCCCAGGATTATTGTTGctgacagtaaaaaaaaaataaatacagacGTTAAATATCTAGAAAATATTGCCGAGAAATTTTCAGATGCTTTGAATGTCCAAGAAAAACTTGCTCGTGAAAATGCTCAGTTAGAAGGCGGCAA gtaTAAATTAGAACAGGCCCTGCTAGAAAAAGACGACACAGTTGAAGATCTGCAGCGTACAGTATGCAATCTCCAAGCAGAGATGCGTATGGTGATAAAGAAGAATACTGAGTTGAGTCTTCAAGTAGCGTCTTTGAATGAACAGGTTATTAATTACAGTTGTCCTGGATCCTTTCAAAACTCTCCAAGATCCGCTAATTATCGCACTAGTCCGCGTTACGATAACTCTAATTACTGTCCAGGCAGTCTGACTGAAC GCTCGCGATTGGGCGGCGGTGGATCAGGACATGACATCTGCAGTCAACTTGGATGCTGTCGTCCAGTGATACCTCCCGTTTCCATGACTGAACTTAAATTCAATCGCGGAGTCTGTCCTGCTGAAATAGGAAGCAAACTGTTCGATCGCGACACTAATACTAAGCAAttg GAACAACAAATTGGGGAAGTAGAACAAAATGTTCAAACAATGAGGAAAGAATTAGCAAATGTAACGCGCGAAACACTTCAATTAGAGCAGCAGAGAAAATTACTCAAGTGCACAGCACCCTGTGCTCCATGTCCTTGTCCCAATCAAAGTGATCTTCGTGGCACGCCGTCAGATCGGGGTGTTTTAAATTCTATGCCTCAAGATTTGACGTTTGCTAAAATG CAGTTTCCGACGACTGGTATCCCTTCATGTACTGGAGTTTGTACACAGGCTCCGATGGGTGGTAGTAATTGTCCATTGCAACAACTACGGGATTTACGAGAACAGTATGCGCGGCTGAAGGAAGactacaataataaattacgtgAAGTCTCGTATTTGAGAAGCGACGCTGAAAAAATGAAACAGGAGACACGTGATGCTAaagatgaaaaagaaaaaatagagAATCAGTTGATAGATTTGCAGGAGCGATTAAAGTGTTTTGAATCTGACAGGAATAGATTCGCTGGAAGTAAAGAACAGGTGATGGAACAAGAACAGACGTTAATTGTTGCCAGGCAGCGATACAGAGAAGCGCAAGATGAGCTAGAGGAATTAAGATCTTTGATTCAGGACCAAGCTAATCAGTTGGAAGACTATAGGAATAAATATTTGCATGCTCAGGAACAGGTTGAAGATCAGAGAAGACAACTGGAGTTGATGGAGATGGACAACGCTCGTATGAATGAAAATGTTACTCTTGAAATCGGACGAGTCAAG AATCAGTTCCaagaaaaattgttagaaTTAGCACCGCTTCCTGATATACTCAAACAAACACAATTAAAACTTCAAGAATGCCAGCAAATGCGTTTGCTTGCTGAAAGAAATTGCGAAGAATTATCACGTGAACTAATGAATTGTAAAGACAAAATAGGAGCGATGACAAGTCAGTCGGAGATGTTGAGAAGCGAAAATGTTCTtcttaaa GGATCGGATCAGCTAGAAGATCTAGAGAATAGAAATCGCGAGCTGAAGAATGAAAACGAACgattaaaaaatgcatgtgcGAGATCCGAAGAACGTGAGAGTGAGTACAAGCAgagaattgatgaaaaaatgcACGAGATAGCTCAGCTGTCATCGATGTTGGAACAAGTGAGAGAAGATTCAGCCAGACAGGTGGCAAGGACAAAGGACAGATGTGAAACTGTACGGCGGAATATGCAAGCACAGATTGGCGACTTGGAAAAACAACTTGCCCAGTGCAGGGCAACTGCCAAAGCTGCTCAGAGAGACAGAGATGAG ATAAGACAAAA
- the LOC130672646 gene encoding negative elongation factor B, with translation MTTRNNGRAVGDGLEELGIPGQVYLRDSLTSCTDPLKAIEEFQLENGVLLPSLRPMLPLLDLHGVRRLDFHASVLEELREKLVKRINEIGAERSDKGGSPGDKRLKDMLSKSFSAIRVPALRPVVMSILRNTPHIDDKYLRVLVREKELYNSAETEVKRQIWKDNQSLFGDEVSPLFSKYIIEKEQVLFDHGNLNSLFFSPSPKVRRQGEVVQKLAHMIGTSVKLYDMVLQFLRTLFLRTKNIHYCTLRAELLMALHDLEVQEIISVDPCHKFTWCLDACIREKNVDIKRSRELQGFLDSIKRGQEQVLGDLSMTLCDPYAVNFLASSAIKIALHLINGESLPRDNAVLVLLLRMLALGLSAWQMIDSQDFKEPKLDSQVVTKFLPALMSLMVDDQIRQLNCKLPPDERESAIAIIEHSGPPPDACQAYAQLSGVAAVLSMYYTLHVGGATGGFGLAVASGAGGVGGLGAGAGKSRSDSRGLMRVLSTLPNCQGQRAFEDPFLHTLVSLLILNMADEFSNESFCTVIFDEFFLAGLGRDNVTRHLLKLLWYIYPKLPAARLHSLMKGLQPTSQHNEAVHTLYEALREKIGNRAMEEATMGQDTMGMDCSSSPLGVSVPT, from the exons atgactaCGAGAAATAACGGACGAGCTGTCGGAGATGGTTTGGAGGAACTGGGAATACCTGGACAAGTTTACTTGAGAGATTCGTTGACAAGTTGCACGGATCCTTTGAAAGCTATTGAAGAGTTTCAGTTAGAAAATGGAGTTCTGTTACCGTCTCTGAGACCCATGCTTCCTTTACTAGACCTCCATGGTGTTCGGAGGCTGGATTTTCACGCGTCAGTTCTTGAGGAATTGAGAGAGAAACTGGTGAAGCGGATCAACGAAATCGGCGCGGAAAGAAGTGATAAAGGTGGAAGTCCTGGTGATAAAAGACTGAAAGATATGCTGTCTAAAAGTTTCTCGGCGATAAGAGTTCCGGCGTTGCGGCCTGTGGTGATGAGTATCCTCAGAAATACGCCGCATATTGACGACAAATATTTACGGGTACTGGTGAGAGAAAAGGAGTTGTATAATAGTGCGGAAACGGAAGTTAAAAGACAAATTTGGAAAGACAATCAGAGTCTTTTTGGTGATGAAGTGTCACCGCTGttcagtaaatatattatcgaGAAAGAACAAGTGTTATTTGATCACGGTAATTTGAATTCGTTGTTTTTTTCCCCGTCACCAAAAGTCAGGAGACAGGGAGAAGTTGTACAGAAGCTGGCGCACATGATTGGTACGAGTGTTAAACTTTACGATATGGTATTGCAATTTTTGAGGACGCTATTTTtaagaactaaaaatattcattattgtACACTGCGTGCTGAGCTTCTGATGGCTCTCCATGATCTAGAGGTCCAGGAAATTATTTCCGTTGATCCTTGTCATAAATTTACGTGGTGTTTAGATGCATGTATTAGAGAAAAGAACGTTGATATTAAACGTTCGCGAGAGCTTCAAGGTTTTTTGGACAGTATaaag agAGGCCAGGAACAAGTGCTAGGGGATCTCAGTATGACACTCTGCGATCCTTATGCTGTAAATTTTCTTGCAAGCAGCGCAATAAAAATAGCACTCCATTTAATAAACGGAGAATCTCTCCCCCGAGATAATGCCGTTCTGGTTCTGCTTCTGAGAATGCTGGCACTGGGACTATCAGCGTGGCAAATGATCGACTCTCAAGACTTCAAAGAGCCCAAGCTAGACAGCCAAGTAGTCACGAAATTTCTGCCCGCGCTGATGTCGCTGATGGTCGACGACCAGATAAGACAATTAAATTGCAAATTACCGCCAGATGAACGAGAAAGCGCGATAGCTATCATAGAACACTCGGGTCCACCTCCAGATGCATGTCAAGCCTACGCGCAATTGTCCGGAGTGGCCGCGGTTCTTTCTATGTACTACACCCTCCATGTCGGAGGAGCGACTGGGGGTTTCGGATTGGCCGTTGCCAGCGGCGCCGGAGGTGTCGGTGGGCTCGGTGCTGGCGCCGGTAAATCAAGAAGTGATTCCCGAGGACTCATGAGAGTTCTTTCAACTCTTCCAAACTGCCAAGGACAACGTGCCTTTGAAGATCCTTTTCTTCATACACTCGTTTCTTTACTTATTCTCAATATGGCTGACGAATTTTCCAATGAATCATTTTGTACTGTAATTTTTGACGAATTTTTCCTAGCCGGATTAGGCAGAGACAATGTTACGAGgcatttacttaaattacttTGGTATATTTATCCAAAATTACCCGCTGCCAGGTTGCATTCTTTAATGAAAGGACTTCAGCCCACTAGTCAG cacAATGAAGCTGTACACACTTTGTATGAGGCTCTCAGAGAGAAAATCGGTAACAGAGCAATGGAAGAAGCTACAATGGGCCAAGATACAATGGGAATGGATTGTTCTTCATCACCACTTGGAGTATCAGTGcctacataa